From Ndongobacter massiliensis:
TATTCATCGTGGAGGTGTCGGACGGCGTCAATTCTTCGGAAATGATAATGCAATCTTCTGTCAGATCGGATAAGTCCGCCGCATCGATGCCCCTTAGGGCATAGAGCACTTGCTGTCCAATGTCGCGATAATCGGCCGCCCGTTCGCGCAGATACGGATCGTCCAGCGACTCAATCATCGCTGCCATCTCATCCACCGTTTCACGCAAGGCCCAGTCACACGAAACGCGATTCGTCCGGACTTTTGTCAACGCTGTCTCAATAAAGTAGGGATCCGACAATAATTCAATATGTGCGCGCACCACAGCCACTTCTTCTTCGCTGCCGGACGTGCGCGATTCCAACTCTTTCAGATAGTGCGCAAAAGCGCCCTTTAATTTTTCCTGATGTGCATCGACATCCGTCTCCGCAATTTCCGTCTTTACAACATCGACTTTTTCCTTTTCAAAAATATAGGCGGGTCCGATTGCCAACCCCTGTGACGCGACAATACCCGTCAACCGCTCGACCATGCTCCCTCCTTTGTCGTAACAAAAGGGGATGCCAAGCACCCCCTTTGCCCTGTTTCTTCTTACTCGGTCAGACCCTCGATAAATTCAACCACTTTGTTGAGGTTTTCTTCTTCGTTGTCCCCGTTCACACGCACTGTAATCTCGGTTCCCTTGGAAATTCCCAGACTCATCACATTGAAAATGCTCTTTGCATTGGCTACCTTTCCCTCCTTGACCAACTCGACGTCGCCCGGGATGTTCTTCACAAACTGCACCAACGCTGCGGCAGGGCGCGCATGCAACCCCGTCTCATTGACAATTGTAACTTGTTTTTCAACCATGCCATCCTCCTTTTGTCGCCGCTTCCGCGGTTTTTCTTTTTCTCTTGGGAAACTGCCTCTTCGCTGCGGTACGCCCGAACGACTTACAAGGTCTTTACCGATCCGCGCTCCATCAAAGTGGTCGGCAGATAAATGGATTCCGTCATTTTCTCTTCATTTTTCAACGTCTTTGTCAGCATACGCATCCCGACAGCGCCAATGTCGTAATAAGGCTCGGAAATCGTCGTCAGCGTCGGACGGAACAGTTCGCTCAACGGAGAGTTTCCGAATCCGACGATGGACACATCCTCCGGCACGGCAATCCCGTGATCGTACAGATAGCCGATCGAGCCGAGTGCCAAAGCGTCCGATTCCGTAAGAATCGCCGTATACTGCCCTTCCCGCAGTTCCGAAAGCAAAGGTTCCAAAACGTCGCCCGCGTATTTCGCGCCACCGCCCTGCGTTTCCACATAATGCGATTTCAGTCCATGTGCGCGCATGGCCAATTCGTAGCCCGCGCGTTTTTGTGCGGAAACCTCGTAAACAGAAGACACTTTCATATAAAGGATGTTCTTATGTCCCTTTGAAATCAGATGCTCCGCAGCCATACGCATGGCATTCTGGTAATCGACCGTAACCGTATGGAAATCGTTGGACTTATAGTAGCGATCCAGCAAAATATACGGCAAATTGTACCCCCGTATTTTTACTATGATCTCTGCTTCAATGTCTTCCGAAATGACAATAATGCCTTCCACTTGCTTGCGGTAGAGAAAATCGACCGTTCGTTTTTCCGATTCCAATTCCCCGTAGGTGCTGGAAAGCAGAATGTCGTAGTGATACATCTTTCCGATTTCTTCCACACCCCGGATCATTTGTGCCATGTAATCGATGCCGATATCCTTGACCAGAACACCGATCGAATTGGACTTTTTCATCACGAGACTACGCGCCAATTCATTGGGCTTAAACCCCAATTTATTGATCGCATCGATGACCTTTTTTTCTGTCTCCGGACTTACCGGCTTCGACTTATTCATCACCCGGGAAACCGTGGAGATGGATACGCCGGCGAGACTCGCCACATCTTTAATCGTTGGTTGCCGCATGAGCTTCTCCATTCTGCTTCTACTATGGTAACGCTACCGTACCTGTTTTTCTATTCGTCTATAATATCACAGGAAAACAGCTGCGTACACAGTTTTAGGCGTAGATTCGTATATGAAATTAAAATCAATTCGTTTTCCCGGATGGAATCCGCCCTGAAAGAAAGAGGGCTTCCCGACAAAGGCGGAGGCCCGCCGGGATTCCTTCCTATTTCTTTAACACGCCGCGAAGAATGTCGATAACTTCCTTGATATAACCCAGCGAAGCAGCGGAACTGGAGAGTCCCTGCGTCACCGAATCCACCGTGTCCACCGTGGACGCCGCTACATACTCCACCGTATCGCTGACATCCGCCGTCAGACGTGTCATATTGCCCAGCGTCTTTTTGACTTCCCTGACGCTGTCGACGAGATTCGGGCTGCTCTTCTCTAAAAGATCATTGACCTTCTCCAGCGCTTCCTTGCCCTGTTCGGTCACGTCCGGCAAGGCTTCCAGCGTTTGATCCAAAGACTTTCGATTCTGTTCCAAAAGCTGTGCCAATGCAGTTGCGCTGCGGGACAATTTCGAAAGAACGAGGATCAAGTAGACCAAAGCGACAATCCCCGCAATGCATAGAAGCGCCAGCAGCAATTCATTCAGTGAAAATGAGATAATGAGTTGATTCCCGTTCACATTGGCCTCCTACTACTTCTTTTGCTCCTCTTTGGCATCTTCTTTGGCGCCCTTGGCGGTCTTTTTCGCTTCTTCCGCACCTTTTTCCACTTTGTCCGCGGCTTCTTCGACTTTCTCCGCCGCCTTTTCCTTGGCCTCGTTCTTCACGGTCTCAGCTTTCTTCTTGGCCTCTTCCGCTCCCTCTTCTATGGTCTCTTTGGCGCTTTTTACCGCTTCCTGAATGGCCGGACGAATGCTGGTGAGCTTTCCTTCCAAGCGTTCGGAGTAAAAGTTTTTCGCTCCCTCCACCACATCATTCGTCTTGGAGCGCATCGCTTCCATCGCATCATTCGAGGTACTGCGAACGGTTTCCGCCACATCTTTCGCTTTCTTCGCCAGTTCTTCCCGCGTCTCTTCGCCCGACTTCGGCGCAAACAAAACACCGACAGCTCCTCCGATTGCCGCTCCGAGAACTAAGCCGAGTGAAACGCGCTTGGCGTCTTCCAGACGCGCACGTCGAATTTGTTCTTTTCTCTTTTGTGCCAAATAATCTGCAATTCCCATATTTCCTCCTTTATTAACTCCCCATTTAGCTTCCGAACGCCGTGTGACTTCCCTGCAACGTCGATCGGGAATTCTTTCTTATTGTACCCCAAAAGAGGAAAACATACACCCCGGTACAAACCTTTTTCAAAACAAGCGGTTCAAAAAAACGGCAATAGAAAAACCGCATCCCGCCTTTGCGCAGACGGGATCCGGTCATCCCCGGGCCCTACTATATTAATACCTTCTATATGTGAAGGTGGGTTTGCTGCTTCACGCTTCAAACGTCCACTCTACCGAGGCTTGTCCTCCGCATCAAGACGGTGCAATCCCTTATAATCGGCGTAGGTTTAATGCTTCGGGCGTATTCCGAGGACATCTGTAGTATAGCGTATGAAAGCGATTTTGTCAAAAAGGGGGTTGTTTCCGTCTATCTGTGGTAAGATGAGACCAGACAAAAAGGAGGGCGCTTTGAAACCCTGGATCAATCTCTTCGTAAATCCGTCCGAAAAATCGGAGGCGATGAAAAAACGTGTCGTTGCCTATTTTTACGCGCATGGTTATGGCATCAGCCGCATCTACCGCGAGGATGCGAAGTACAATGTCGTCATCGGTGGGGACGGCACCTTTCTGCGTGCCGCCCATTCCAGCGGTTTTTCTTCCATCCCCTTTGTGGGCATCAACACCGGGCATCTCGGTTTTTTTCAGGAAATTGATCTGACCGATCCGGAACACTACCTGGATCGGCTCCTCGCCGGCGAGTACTGTGTGGATTCGCTGCACCTGTTGCAGGCAATCATCCAGACCGACGCATGGCACTACGAACTACTTGCCATTAACGAATTTGTATTGACCTCTACGACAACGCGCATTCTCCACTTTTCTGTGCGTTTTGACGACGTTGCGCTCATCGATCTTGCCTGTGACGGGTTGCTTCTGTCCACCCCCGCCGGATCTACCGCCTATAATCTGTCGGCGGGCGGTTCGATTCTCTATCAGACATTGGAAGGGTTTCAGTTCACCGCTCTGAATCCGGTGCGCTCCAAGCGGTTTCCTACGCTGCCGGCTTCCATCGTCGTTCCGTCCCGCTCGGTCTGTGAGGTACGCATTCCGCCCGAGGAGGCCAACGCGCTTTGCGTTGCCACCGACGGCATGGAGCAAAATTTTAAGGGGATGCAGCGCATATCGTTTTGCGACCCCAAGCGCACCATTGAACGGATTGTGTTCAATCCGGATTGGTACTGGTATAATTTGAAAGATAAATTTTTATAGGAGGCGATATGAATATCGTCATTGTTGGTGCGGGAAAAGTTGGCACGGCGCTTTGTGCAACGCTCAGCGAAGAAGGGCACGACATCATCCTGATTGAGCGCGACCGGCTGCGATTGCAGGCGCTTTTGGACCGCTTCGACATTCTGGGCATCGAGGGCAACGGTTCATTCTACGATGTGCAGCAGGAGGCGCAGGTCAGTCGCTGCGACATGTTTATTGCCGTCACTCCGGAAGATGAAGTCAATATTATTTCCTGCGTAATTGCCAATAAACTGGGTGCGAAAGAGACCATTGCCCGCGTCCGCACGCCGGAATATGCGTCTCATATGGACTTTGTTCGTGAAAATTTGGGCATTACGCGCATGATCAATCCCGAAATGGAAGCTGCGCAGGAAATTTACCGGATGCTGCAGTTCCCACAGGCGCTCAGCGTGGAACCCTTCGCCAATAACCGCGTCAACCTCGTCGAATTGCCCATCGTAAAGGGCGCGATTCTCGACGGAAAAAGCATGGTGGAATTCCGGAAACACTTTCCCGGATTATTGGGCGCCGTGATTCTGCGCGGGGATAAAACCATTATCCCGTCCGGGCCGACCGTTCTGCAACCGGGCGATCTCTTCTTTGTGACCGGTGAGCGGGAAGGGCTCAATACACTCTATAAGTCCGTTGGATCCTTGGAGCGCATTCGTTCCCTGTTGCTGATCGGGGGCGGTCGCATCAGTCACTATCTATTGAAAATGCTCGACCGCGTGAAAATGCAGATCAAATTGATTGAACAAAAAGAAATCGTCGCTATGGATTTGGCGCAGCGTTTCCCCAACGTATCCGTGATCTTGGGCGACGGCACGGATCAGGGGTTATTGCGGGAACAGCACATCGAAAAATACGACTGTGTCGCGACGCTGACCGGCATCGATGAAGAAAACATCATCGTCTCCATGTTTGCCAATGTCTGCAAAGTACCCCGGACGATTACAAAAGTCAATCGCACGACCATCTTATCCATTCTGGATGATGTCGGATTGCAATCGGTCATTACGCCGGCGGAAATCATGGCGATGACGATCACGCGCATCGTGCGCGCGATTCAAAATGCCGCCGGATCGAACGTAGAATCGTTGTATCGCCTGCCGAATGGGTCGGCGGAAGTGCTGCAGTTTTTTGTGCGCTCTTCTTCCAAAGTCGTCGGACAGCCGCTGGCGAAACTGGATATCGATGAAGAAACGCTTGTCGGTCTGATTGTTCGGCGCAACGAACTGATTTTCCCCACCGGTCACGATGAAATCCGAACGGGCGATCATGTACTGGTGATTACCAAACACTTGGACTATGATGATATCGACGATATTTTGCGCAATTAAGCGATCCCGTGCAGAAACCGGAAAGAAATCGCGCCGGCTGCGCTTCGCTGCTTGAAGATACGGAGAAATCGATGAATGTACAAATGATCTTTTTTATGCTTGGCCGCGGGCTTTTTGTGGAAGCCCTTTTACTTTGTGCACCGCTTTTGGTCTGTCTGTATTTCCAAGAGCCCATTGGCACGGTCTATGCTTGGATTGTACCGATCCTCCTCGTTCTCGCGGTCGCTTTCCTATTGAGTCGCCAACGCCCGCCGAAGCGCCATTTTTTTGCGCGGGAAGGCTTTGTCATCTGTGCCCTTCTCTGGCTCAGCCTCTCCTTTTTTGGCGCACTGCCCCTTTATTTGAGCCACTCGTATCCGACCTTGTTGGATGCATTTTTTGAAATCTCCTCGGGTTTCACAACGACGGGCGCTTCGGTTGCAACGGACGTTGAATCCCTTTCCCACTCCATTCTCTTCTGGCGTTCGTTTTCCCATTTGATCGGCGGCATGGGGGTTCTGGTTTTTACACTGGCGCTGGTTCCAAAAACCGCAGCGGATTCGGTCCACAT
This genomic window contains:
- a CDS encoding HPr family phosphocarrier protein gives rise to the protein MVEKQVTIVNETGLHARPAAALVQFVKNIPGDVELVKEGKVANAKSIFNVMSLGISKGTEITVRVNGDNEEENLNKVVEFIEGLTE
- a CDS encoding LacI family DNA-binding transcriptional regulator, giving the protein MRQPTIKDVASLAGVSISTVSRVMNKSKPVSPETEKKVIDAINKLGFKPNELARSLVMKKSNSIGVLVKDIGIDYMAQMIRGVEEIGKMYHYDILLSSTYGELESEKRTVDFLYRKQVEGIIVISEDIEAEIIVKIRGYNLPYILLDRYYKSNDFHTVTVDYQNAMRMAAEHLISKGHKNILYMKVSSVYEVSAQKRAGYELAMRAHGLKSHYVETQGGGAKYAGDVLEPLLSELREGQYTAILTESDALALGSIGYLYDHGIAVPEDVSIVGFGNSPLSELFRPTLTTISEPYYDIGAVGMRMLTKTLKNEEKMTESIYLPTTLMERGSVKTL
- a CDS encoding YtxH domain-containing protein, with protein sequence MGIADYLAQKRKEQIRRARLEDAKRVSLGLVLGAAIGGAVGVLFAPKSGEETREELAKKAKDVAETVRSTSNDAMEAMRSKTNDVVEGAKNFYSERLEGKLTSIRPAIQEAVKSAKETIEEGAEEAKKKAETVKNEAKEKAAEKVEEAADKVEKGAEEAKKTAKGAKEDAKEEQKK
- a CDS encoding NAD(+)/NADH kinase, coding for MKPWINLFVNPSEKSEAMKKRVVAYFYAHGYGISRIYREDAKYNVVIGGDGTFLRAAHSSGFSSIPFVGINTGHLGFFQEIDLTDPEHYLDRLLAGEYCVDSLHLLQAIIQTDAWHYELLAINEFVLTSTTTRILHFSVRFDDVALIDLACDGLLLSTPAGSTAYNLSAGGSILYQTLEGFQFTALNPVRSKRFPTLPASIVVPSRSVCEVRIPPEEANALCVATDGMEQNFKGMQRISFCDPKRTIERIVFNPDWYWYNLKDKFL
- the trkA gene encoding Trk system potassium transporter TrkA; this encodes MNIVIVGAGKVGTALCATLSEEGHDIILIERDRLRLQALLDRFDILGIEGNGSFYDVQQEAQVSRCDMFIAVTPEDEVNIISCVIANKLGAKETIARVRTPEYASHMDFVRENLGITRMINPEMEAAQEIYRMLQFPQALSVEPFANNRVNLVELPIVKGAILDGKSMVEFRKHFPGLLGAVILRGDKTIIPSGPTVLQPGDLFFVTGEREGLNTLYKSVGSLERIRSLLLIGGGRISHYLLKMLDRVKMQIKLIEQKEIVAMDLAQRFPNVSVILGDGTDQGLLREQHIEKYDCVATLTGIDEENIIVSMFANVCKVPRTITKVNRTTILSILDDVGLQSVITPAEIMAMTITRIVRAIQNAAGSNVESLYRLPNGSAEVLQFFVRSSSKVVGQPLAKLDIDEETLVGLIVRRNELIFPTGHDEIRTGDHVLVITKHLDYDDIDDILRN